One genomic window of Cellulophaga sp. Hel_I_12 includes the following:
- a CDS encoding two-component system response regulator, translated as MIVIKSIFIIDDDSITVFGIKKLLSSVVICDHITSFKNGKDAIQLIKSKITKPEELPDVIFLDLNMPVMDGWGFLDVIIALPIKKMITINIVTSSISNSDRQRAMTYKLKTQHRLTYNTKPLNKEEILKITSTS; from the coding sequence ATGATTGTAATTAAATCCATATTTATAATCGACGACGATTCCATTACTGTTTTCGGAATTAAAAAATTATTATCCTCTGTCGTTATTTGCGATCATATTACTTCTTTCAAAAATGGTAAAGACGCTATTCAGCTCATAAAATCAAAAATCACCAAACCCGAAGAGCTCCCTGATGTTATATTTTTAGATTTAAATATGCCTGTTATGGATGGCTGGGGATTTTTAGATGTAATTATTGCACTCCCCATAAAAAAAATGATCACCATAAACATTGTTACCTCATCGATAAGCAACAGCGATAGACAAAGAGCAATGACCTATAAACTCAAAACGCAACATAGACTTACCTACAATACAAAGCCTTTGAATAAAGAAGAAATTTTAAAAATAACTAGCACTTCATAA
- a CDS encoding M14 family metallopeptidase: protein MKLFQALFLLLFFISCESKKENETTAYITQFEISEGKETATYTETIDFYIQLAKKFPEINIQTIGETDSGFPLHLVTFNLDSEFNFKKIRENKTIILINNGIHPGESDGIDATMLLFRDMAEKKINAPENTVITTIPIYNVGGALNRNTATRANQNGPESYGFRGNAQNYDLNRDFIKSDTKNAKTFASIFHLVKPDVFIDNHVSNGADYQYTLTHLFTQHNKLGLDLGEYLHTELMPKLEKGLLDVKWDITPYVNVFNSVPEDGFSQFMDHPRYSTGYTTLWNTLGMMVETHMLKPYKDRVEGTYELMKQMISITETDGQRIKELRAKSHQELLELKEYPLAWELDTTQVSTLNFKGFEADTILSEVTGFPRLKYDRNKPFTKKVAYQNYFKPAQHVSIPSGYLLKKSNYKIIDLLTKNEILFTRFLKDTILEVESYKIEDFKTRQNSYEGHYLHYDTKVSTTTKKVQFHQGDIFIATQQAGIRYLLETLEPSAIDSFFNWNFFDTILQQKEGFSPYVFEDIALELLQKNSLLKEAFELKKVSDESFKNNWYAQLAFIYEHSDHYEPAHLQYPVYRSMNPIYMEEVKN from the coding sequence ATGAAACTTTTTCAAGCCCTTTTTTTATTGCTCTTTTTCATTTCTTGCGAATCTAAAAAAGAAAACGAAACAACAGCATATATCACACAATTCGAAATTTCAGAGGGGAAAGAAACTGCTACATACACCGAAACTATTGACTTCTATATTCAACTAGCTAAAAAATTTCCTGAAATTAATATTCAGACCATTGGTGAAACCGATAGCGGATTTCCACTTCACTTGGTTACTTTTAACTTAGATAGCGAATTCAATTTTAAAAAAATTCGAGAAAACAAAACAATTATCCTTATTAATAATGGTATTCACCCTGGAGAAAGTGATGGCATCGACGCTACCATGTTACTGTTTAGGGATATGGCTGAAAAAAAAATAAATGCTCCAGAAAATACGGTGATAACTACCATACCTATCTATAATGTTGGCGGGGCATTAAACAGAAATACTGCGACAAGAGCTAATCAAAACGGACCCGAATCTTACGGGTTTAGAGGTAACGCTCAAAATTACGATTTGAACAGAGATTTTATCAAGTCAGATACAAAAAACGCTAAGACCTTTGCTTCCATATTTCATTTAGTAAAACCAGATGTTTTTATTGATAACCATGTAAGTAATGGTGCAGACTACCAATATACATTGACACACTTATTTACCCAACACAACAAATTAGGTTTAGATTTAGGGGAATACCTTCATACAGAATTGATGCCTAAATTAGAAAAAGGTCTTTTAGACGTAAAATGGGACATCACACCTTATGTCAATGTTTTTAATAGTGTACCTGAAGACGGATTTTCGCAGTTTATGGATCATCCGAGATATTCTACGGGCTATACTACCTTATGGAACACCTTAGGCATGATGGTAGAAACGCATATGCTAAAACCTTATAAAGATAGAGTTGAAGGAACCTATGAACTCATGAAACAAATGATTTCGATTACAGAGACCGACGGGCAACGCATCAAAGAATTACGAGCAAAAAGTCATCAGGAACTATTAGAATTAAAAGAATACCCTTTAGCTTGGGAATTAGACACTACCCAAGTAAGTACTTTAAATTTTAAAGGGTTTGAAGCCGACACCATTCTAAGCGAAGTAACTGGCTTTCCTCGCCTTAAATATGACAGAAACAAACCATTTACAAAAAAAGTAGCCTATCAAAATTACTTTAAACCAGCACAGCATGTAAGCATCCCTAGTGGGTATCTCTTAAAAAAAAGCAACTATAAAATAATAGACCTACTTACTAAAAATGAAATTCTATTCACCCGTTTTTTAAAAGATACTATTTTAGAAGTTGAGTCCTATAAAATCGAGGATTTCAAAACGCGACAAAATAGCTATGAAGGCCATTATCTGCATTATGACACCAAAGTTTCGACAACGACCAAAAAAGTACAATTTCATCAAGGCGATATTTTTATAGCCACTCAGCAAGCAGGTATTAGATACCTTCTAGAAACCTTAGAACCCTCAGCGATAGATTCTTTTTTTAATTGGAATTTTTTCGATACCATATTGCAACAGAAAGAAGGTTTTTCGCCCTACGTTTTTGAAGATATTGCCTTAGAATTATTACAAAAAAATAGCTTATTGAAAGAAGCCTTTGAGCTTAAAAAAGTAAGCGATGAAAGTTTTAAAAACAATTGGTATGCGCAATTAGCCTTTATTTACGAGCATTCTGATCATTACGAACCTGCTCATTTACAATACCCTGTGTATCGATCAATGAATCCGATTTACATGGAAGAAGTAAAAAACTAA
- a CDS encoding PAS domain-containing sensor histidine kinase, producing MKNEIKINSHYLIKQLPKPTSYVGLNFEVVHTSDSWKENYGPFFKEAVVANILENFPSLASSWKRDFEKCFLGYSTAPARDSLFFNGKTLWLEWVLSPWFDEDENVIGAIIQVEDVSEIVKVQQELSKLKILVDVKAEIAKIGSWEFNAVTDELYWNNMTKILHEVPLDFEPNMKTAIDFYKPGDSQLKITECVNRSIKNGETWKEKLQLTTAKNNDIWVMATGKPLFENNKLMGIIGTFQDITEEVLAAQKTKESEQLLKTLIDHLPLNVFVKDVNSRKIVVNKAECDYIGKPYDEIIGKDDFELYDKKVAQVSREEDLSIIKTLVPILGAETTNTKLNGEKTTFLTSKIPLTDENNSVKGIIGFSLDISHIKQKEEQLTRLVNISNLQNKKLVDFAHIISHNLRSHTANFSMLLGFLIKEKNEEERANLLQMLMNSSDNLLETLDNLNEVVAINSTKVLEKNSINLSRTTTIILTNLKQLIKSKNATIHNLIPADVSVQGLPSYVENILQNVISNAIKFAKSNSPHVVSLSAEKIDDYVVITVKDNGSGIDLDKNKNKIFGMYKTFHEQPNSRGIGLYIAKNQIEAMNGKFKIESKLGVGTTFKIYLDDCN from the coding sequence TTGAAAAACGAAATAAAAATAAATAGCCATTATCTTATTAAACAGCTTCCAAAACCTACCTCATATGTGGGGTTAAATTTTGAGGTTGTACATACCTCCGATAGCTGGAAAGAGAACTACGGTCCTTTTTTTAAGGAGGCTGTTGTTGCAAATATTTTAGAAAACTTTCCCTCATTAGCCTCTTCTTGGAAACGAGATTTTGAGAAATGTTTTTTAGGGTACTCTACTGCTCCTGCTAGAGATTCGTTATTCTTTAATGGTAAAACACTTTGGCTAGAATGGGTGTTAAGCCCTTGGTTTGACGAAGATGAAAATGTTATTGGCGCTATTATTCAAGTAGAGGATGTTTCTGAAATTGTAAAAGTACAGCAAGAGTTAAGTAAATTAAAAATCCTTGTCGACGTAAAAGCCGAAATTGCTAAAATAGGAAGCTGGGAATTTAATGCGGTAACCGATGAATTGTATTGGAATAACATGACGAAGATACTTCATGAAGTGCCTCTCGATTTTGAGCCAAACATGAAAACAGCCATCGATTTTTACAAACCTGGAGATAGTCAACTTAAAATAACGGAATGCGTAAACCGAAGTATTAAAAATGGTGAAACATGGAAAGAAAAATTACAATTAACAACGGCTAAAAATAATGACATTTGGGTGATGGCAACCGGCAAACCATTATTCGAAAATAATAAGTTAATGGGCATTATTGGAACTTTCCAAGATATTACTGAAGAGGTATTAGCTGCGCAAAAAACAAAAGAGAGCGAACAACTACTTAAAACTTTAATCGATCATTTACCACTTAATGTGTTTGTTAAAGATGTAAACTCACGCAAAATAGTAGTGAACAAAGCAGAATGTGACTATATCGGCAAACCCTATGATGAAATTATTGGAAAAGACGATTTTGAACTTTATGATAAAAAAGTAGCTCAAGTTTCAAGAGAAGAAGATCTTTCTATTATAAAAACTTTAGTTCCCATTTTAGGGGCTGAAACAACGAATACCAAATTAAATGGAGAAAAGACCACATTCTTAACTTCAAAAATACCCCTAACAGATGAAAATAATTCTGTAAAAGGAATTATTGGCTTTAGTTTAGATATAAGCCATATAAAACAAAAAGAAGAACAATTAACGCGATTAGTCAACATCAGTAATTTACAAAATAAAAAATTAGTAGATTTTGCTCACATCATATCTCACAATTTAAGATCCCACACAGCCAATTTTTCGATGTTATTAGGTTTTCTAATTAAAGAAAAAAATGAAGAAGAAAGAGCTAACTTACTTCAGATGCTTATGAATTCATCTGATAATTTATTAGAGACCCTAGATAATTTAAATGAAGTAGTGGCTATTAATTCTACTAAAGTTTTAGAAAAAAACAGTATCAATTTAAGCCGTACCACCACAATTATTTTAACAAATTTAAAGCAGCTCATTAAATCCAAAAATGCAACAATACATAATTTGATTCCGGCAGATGTATCGGTGCAAGGACTTCCGTCCTACGTTGAAAATATTTTACAAAATGTAATTTCAAATGCGATAAAATTTGCAAAATCAAATAGCCCTCATGTAGTAAGCTTAAGTGCTGAAAAAATTGACGACTATGTGGTAATAACAGTTAAAGACAATGGCTCTGGCATAGATTTGGATAAAAATAAAAACAAGATTTTTGGGATGTATAAAACCTTTCATGAACAGCCTAATTCTAGAGGAATAGGCTTATATATCGCAAAAAATCAAATAGAGGCAATGAATGGAAAATTTAAAATAGAAAGTAAATTAGGGGTAGGAACCACTTTTAAAATTTATCTAGATGATTGTAATTAA